The following proteins are encoded in a genomic region of Mauremys reevesii isolate NIE-2019 unplaced genomic scaffold, ASM1616193v1 Contig159, whole genome shotgun sequence:
- the LOC120393169 gene encoding zinc finger protein RFP-like: MAAANPAKSLQDELTCSICLDYFKEPVSLDCDHNFCRACITQCWGVFATDISCPQCREIFPQRNLRLNRQLRNVVEAARELGLQTGREPEPERLCEKHKEPLKLFCKEDKIPICLVCDRSQEHRDHTVIPAKEAAEEFKEKIQAHLKTLKEERETLLGFKVSGEKRSQEYLRNTQTERQKIVSEFQQLRQFLEEQERLLLAQLEKLDKEIVKIQNENVSKLSEEISRLDNVISEMEGKCQKPVTESLQDVRNTFSRSVKGKFQQPEEISPKLELRLSDFYQKNVALMETLRKFKDTLPSALETKRGGFLGTFRQVNVTLDPDTAHPKLVLSEDWKSVRWGDTRQRLPNNPERFDTRPCVLGCEGFTSGRHCWEVEVGDGGCWAVGVARVSVGKKGQISHSPEGGIWAVQRLGGQFQALTSPVTPLPLRQAPSRIQVCLDCDRGQVTFIDAGDEAPIFTFPPGSVPGGRIRPWLWLGRGSRLRLCP, from the exons ATGGCTGCTGCAAATCCAGCAAAAAGTCTCCAGGATGAACTGACCTGTTCCATCTGTCTGGACTATTTTAAAGAGCCGGTGTCTCTAGACTGTGATcacaatttctgccgagcctgcatcacCCAGTGCTGGGGGGTATTCGCTACTGAtatctcctgccctcagtgcagagagatcTTTCCCCAGAGGAACCTCAGGCTGAACAGGCAGCTCAGGAATGTTGTGGAAGCAGCCAGAGAACTTGGGTTGCAGACAGGGAGGGAACCAGAACCAGAGAGACTGTGTGAGAAACACAAGGAGCCTCTAAAACTGTTCTGCAAAGAGGACAAAATCCCCATCTGCCTGGTGTGTGACAGATCCCAGGAGCACAGAGATCACACAGTCATTCCTGCAAAGGAAGCTGCCGAAGAATTCAAG GAGAAGATTCAAGCCCATTTGAAGACgctgaaggaagagagagaaacgcTCCTGGGATTTAAAGTGAGCGGAGAGAAGAGAAGCCAGGAATATCTG AGAAATACAcaaaccgagaggcagaagattgtgtctgaatttcagcaactgcggcagttcctggaggaacaagagcgactcctgctggcccagctagAGAAGCTGGACAAGGAGATAGTGAAGATacagaatgaaaatgtcagtaaatTATCTGAGGAAATTTCCCGTCTCGATAACGTGATCAGTGAGAtggaggggaagtgtcagaagccagTGACTGAATCGTTGCAG GACGTCAGAAACACCTTCAGCAG GTCTGTgaaggggaagttccagcagccagaggagatttctcctAAGTTAGAATTAAGACTCAGTGATTTCTACCAGAAAAATGTTGCTCTCATGGAGACTCTCAGGAAGTTCAAAG ACACTCTGCCATCTGCACTGGAGACAAAAAGAGGAGGATTCCTAGGAACATTCAGACAGG tgaatgtgactctggatccagacacggctcatcccaaactcgtcctgtctgaggattggaaaagtgtgagatggggagacacacGGCAGCGactgcccaacaaccctgagagatttgacactcggccctgtgtgctgggctgtgagggattcacctcagggagacattgctgggaggtggaggtgggagatgggggatgctgggctgtgggggtggccagagtgTCTGTGGGGAAGAAGGGacagatcagccatagccctgagggggggatctgggctgtgcagCGGTTGGGGGGTCAGTtccaggctctcacctcccctgtgacccccctgcccctgagacaggcccccagcaggatccaggtttgtctggactgtgaccgggggcaggtgacatttatcgatgctggtgacgaggccccgatcttcactttcccgcccggctccgtccctggggggagaatccgaccctggctctggctggggcggggatcccggctcagactgtgtccctga